The following coding sequences are from one Lolium rigidum isolate FL_2022 chromosome 6, APGP_CSIRO_Lrig_0.1, whole genome shotgun sequence window:
- the LOC124661516 gene encoding serine/threonine-protein kinase AFC3-like: protein MGEGTFGRVLECWDRETREYVAIKVIRSIRKYRDAAMIEIDVLNRLAENERYRSLCVQIQRWFDYRNHICIVFEKLGPSLYDFLKRNRYQPFPVELVREFGRQLLESVAYMHELRLIHTDLKPENILLVSSDYIKLPSTKKNSQDEMHFKCLPKSSAIKLIDFGSTAFDNQEHNSIVSTRHYRAPEIILGLGWSLPCDIWSVGCILVELCSGEALFQTHENLEHLAMMERVLGPVPEHMIRKASSSAQKYFRRGTRLNWPEGAVTRESIRAVRKLHRLKDLVTRNADHSRATLADLLYGLLRFEPSERLTAQEALDHPFFQNAAPA from the exons ATGGGTGAAG GTACTTTTGGACGAGTTTTGGAATGTTGGGATCGTGAAACACGTGAATATGTTGCAATAAAAGTTATTCGGAGCATCCGGAAGTACCGAGATGCTGCAATGATTGAGATTGATGTGCTCAATCGCCTTGCAGAAAACGAGAGATACAGATCCCT CTGTGTCCAAATTCAAAGATGGTTCGACTATCGCAATCATATATGCATT GTATTTGAGAAGCTTGGGCCAAGCTTGTATGATTTTCTAAAGAGAAATAGATACCAACCTTTCCCTGTGGAACTTGTGCGGGAGTTTGGACGACAACTGTTGGAATCTGTAGCAT ATATGCACGAATTACGGCTTATTCACACTGATCTGAAGCCAGAAAACATACTCCTTGTATCTTCTGACTATATAAAGCTTCCAAGCACCAAG AAGAATTCACAAGATGAGATGCACTTCAAGTGCTTGCCAAAGTCCAGTGCCATAAAGCTGATAGATTTTGGTAGTACCGCCTTTGATAATCAGGAACATAACTCGATTGTTTCTACGAGGCATTACAGGGCACCTGAAATAATCTTAG GCTTAGGCTGGAGTTTGCCATGTGATATCTGGAGCGTTGGTTGCATCCTCGTGGAGCTATGCTCG GGGGAAGCATTGTTTCAGACGCATGAGAACCTGGAACACCTAGCAATGATGGAGAGAGTTTTGGGTCCCGTACCAGAACACATGATACGGAAAGCTAG TTCATCAGCTCAGAAATACTTTAGACGAGGGACACGTCTAAATTGGCCTGAAGGCGCTGTTACAAGAGAAAGCATCAGAGCAGTCAGAAAACTACACCGGCTGAAG GACTTGGTTACGAGAAATGCTGACCATTCAAGGGCAACCCTGGCAGACTTGCTATACGGTCTTTTAAGATTCGAGCCTTCGGAGCGCCTTACTGCCCAAGAAGCTCTAGACCATCCATTCTTCCAAAATGCAGCCCCAGCATGA